The Deltaproteobacteria bacterium genomic interval GGCGCGGATCTCGTCGTTGATCATGTAGGACTCGAAGGGGGTGCCCTCGATCCGGCGCAGCCGCTGCATCGAGTCCTCCTTGAGGGTCTCGAGGCCGAACTGCTTGAGCGCCTCGATCTTGGCGAGGTGCTGCGGCTTCATGAGGTTCTTCGCGCCGTCCAGGATCGGCTTCTCGAGGACGTCCGCGAGGCCGGCGCGCTCGGCCTTGGCGCGGGGATCGGTGCGGTCGCGGCCGGCGATGATCTGGTCGCGGATGTCGTCGCCGGTGATCAGCTCGTCGATGGTGAGCTCGCCGTTGAGGGCGTCGACGATCTCGAGGCCGCGCTGGGCGTAGGTGTCGATCGGGGCGCCGTAGATGTAGGCCTGGCCGGCGACGATCACGCCGGTCTCGGGATCGACCGAGGAGGGGCCGTAGCCCAGGGGCGAGGAGAGCTGGGGCTGGTCGACCCAGTACATGAAGTTGTGGCGCAGATCGCCGATCTTCGCGTGGCCGTCCTCGTTGTAGTCGATCTGGAAGAGGCCGGTGTTGAGGTAGTTGCCGTTGGCGTCCTCGTAGGGGAACTGCGCGAGGACGGTCTCGACCGGCTTCATCTGGGCGGCGGCCACGGCGCGGGCCAGGGCCTTCGACCAGCCGCGGGCGGTCCACTCGGCCGCGCCGACGAGCTCCTTGGGCCAGTTGGCCGAGAGGGCGTAGACGATGGGCTTGGGGGTCCGCAGGTTCTTCGGCATCACGCTGCCGTCGGCGTTGAAGTCGGTCTCCCAGATGTGGTGGATGTTGGCGAGGAGGATCTGGCCCTCGTCGGTGCGGCCGAGGCGGCGGTCGTAGGTCTCACGCTCGGTGCGGAAGTAGCCGAACTTCACCATGTCCTTGTCGTCGTAGAAGACCGGATCGAAGGTGCGGGTCTCGGGGATCTTCAGGATCGAGGTGCGGACCATGGCCTCACCGGAGGCGCAGTCGTAGGCCTCGCCGATGAGCCAGCAGGCCGGCACGCCGTAGTCCTCGTCGATCCAGTAGGTGGCCGGATCGATGTAGCCGCGGGAGACCACGTCGATGTAGGCCGGCGGGGTGCGATCCGAGAAGCCGGGGTCGGTGGGATCGACGATGACCGCCTCGCCCTCGGCGGTCTCCATCCGGAAGGCCCACTCGCCGCCCGCGCTCTCCTGCACGTACTCCCAGGTGCCCATGTCGGTGGCGTTGTCGTTCGACGACTCCATCAGGTTCTGGGAGAAGTCGACCCGCATGTACTCGCGGTCGTACCAGTGCCGGTCGCTCATGTTCTCGGTGATGACGTTGCTCTGCTCACCGGTCGCCGGGTTGTACTGGCGCTGGATGTCGAAGTGGCTCTGGACGCGGTAGGCCGCGATCGGCGCGTCCTTGTAGCCGTTGTCGATGTAGTAGCTGTCGTCGAGGATCGGGTTACCCTCGGCGTCCCGGCGGATGTCGGTGTCGTCGATGGTCTTCCCCTCGTGATCGACCTTCGGGTTCATCCCGGGGAAGAGCTCGTAGGAGCGGTAGCCGATCAGGTAGTGCTCGGTGATCTCCCACTTCACCTTCTCGGTGTTCAGGGTCATGCCCACGAAGGAGAAGCTGACCGAGGGACCCACGTCCGCGATGGTCTGGCGGATGTACCACTCGCCCTCGAAGTCGGACTTCTTCACGTAGTTGGGCTGGACCCGGTTGATGTCGCCCACGTTCTGGGCGCAGCCGAGCGCGGTCAGGCTGGCCAGCACGGCGAGAGAGATGATGCGGGAAAGAGACTTCATCGCGTTGCTCCTTTGGGGGGTCGTGCGATCAGAGGACGAATCGAAAAAATAGAGTCGAAGGCTAGAACGAGCGGCCGACGCGGAGGCTGAAGCCCGTGCGCTGCAGGCTGGAGTCCCAGAAGGGGAAGCGCAGCACACGGTTCTCGTCGTCGAGGTCCGGGCCCAGGTAGCGGAAGAGGGGACCGCCGGTCATGAGGTTGGCGGAGAGCATGTACATGCCCGGCAGGCGGTAGGTGAGGCCGAGGCCGCCCATCATGGCGTCGGAGGGGGTGATCGTGCTGTCGACGACCAGGTTGCCCTTCGAGTCGACGATCTGGGAGGAGAACTCGTCGACGGGGATGGGATAGCTCCAGCCCCGGGAGAGGCCGAAGTTCAGCATGCCGCCGAGCTTGTCGGTGAACTGGTAGCTCACGCCCAGGTTCAGGCCGATGTTGGCCATGCCGTTGTTGTCGCCGGTGGCGCACTGGGAGTCGTTGACCGCCTCGTTGCCGCTCTCGCGGATCTGGCAGGCCCAGACCCCGTCCCGCCACTGCTGCCGGATGACCGGCGAGGTGTAGCGGTTGAAGGGCAGGCCGCCGGTCACCGAGAGGTTGGCCGAGAGCTTGTCGTCGAGGAAGCTGCGGCTGGCGGCGACCGAGGCGCCCAGGGAGAAGAGCTGGGTGGCGGTGATCGACATCCGGGAGAGGCCGAGGCCCACCGAGGCCGAGCCCGAGACGTTGATCCCGGTGAGCTTCTCGTCCTTGTAGAGGGAGCCGTGGGCGAGACCGAGGGTGGGGTCGCCGTAGTTGAAGCGCCGCAGGAAATCGCTCTTGCTGGTGCTGCCCGGGGTGGTCAGCTCGTAGGAGAAGCCCCAGTTGCCCGAGGCCGTCACCTGCTCCTTCAGCTGGTAGCTGCCACCCACCGAGACCGAGGGGATGAAGGTGGCCTGGCTGCTGCGCACATAGCGGGTCGGGTGGAAGAGCATCATGCTCATCGAGGTGCCGACGCCCACGTTCACCGACCAGGGCTTGGTCGGACCCTCGGCCTTCGCGTCGCCCTCGGGCTTCGCCTCGACCTCGGGGGCCGCCTCGGCCACCTCGGCCTCAGCGACCGCCTCGACCGTCTCCACGGCCACCGCCTCGCCCGCGGCCGCCTCCTCGACCACCGCCGCCGGCTCGGCCTCGGCCTCGGCCTCGGCCTCGGCCTCAGCCTCAGCCTCAGCCTCAGCCTCGGTGGCCTCCTCGGTGGCGGCCTCCTCGGTGGCGGCCTCCTCGGTGGCGGCCTCCTCGGCCGCAGGGGCCTCCTCGGTGGCGGCCTCCTCGGAGGGGGTCGCCTCGGAGGTCTCCTCGGCGTACGCCGGGGCGGCCAGGGCCAGGGCGGCCAGGAGGGCGATGGAGGTCGTCAGGCTCGGGAGGTCTCGCATGAGCGGTATCCCTTTTGGTGAAGGCGGCAAGAGGGGCCCGGAGTGTTCGCCGACTGGCGACGGACGAGGGCGTCGGGCCTCTTCAGGCAAGAAGGGGGCCACTTGTGCCACCTCGACCCTGGGCTGACAAGGCCACGAATCCCGGGGACTTGCAGATCGGGGGGCTCCCCCGACCGTGAGGCCGGGGGTTCCCTGCCGTCCAGCCGGCGGTCGCCCTCCCCTCCCGGCGCCAGGATGCTAACGGCGGGGGCTCCGGGATATCCCCTACTCTTCCCGGCCGAAGAGGGCCTCCAGGCGGGCGGGATCCGGCACCACCCGCAGGGAGCGCCCCTTCGCCACCGAGACCAGGCCCGGGGCGGCCCCCGGGGGGTGGCGCAGGTGCTTGCGCTCGGTGAAGGTGATCTCCACCGCCCCGGCCTCCCGGCCGTCCGAGAAGTGAGCCGCCAGGAGGCCCGCCTCCAGCAAGGTGGTGGGGTCCACCTCGGCGTCCTTGCGACCCCCCGAGGCCTGGATGACCACGTGGGAGCCGGGCCAGTCCCTCACGTGCAGCCAGAGGTCGTTGCCCCGGGCCACCGTGAAGGTCAGGGCGTGGTTGTCCCGGGCGCTGCGCCCGACCAGGATCCGATCGCCGTTGCTGGCGAGGAAGGTGCGGTGGGGGCGGCGCGGCGCCGCCTTCTCCGCGCTCCTCCCGCCCACCGGCGGCGGCGCCGGGCGCCGGACCCCGAAGGGCCGCGCCTCTCTCCAGAGCGCCTCCAGGGCCTCGGGCGTGCCGGCGGCCTCGACCTCCTCGAGGAGGAGGGCGAGCCCGGCCTCGCGGTCGTGGGCCCGCGCGAGCCGCTCCCCGGCCACCTCGGCGCCGCGCTGCAGCTTCCGGGCCCGCCGGAAGTAGGCCTCGAGGTTCTCCTTCGGGCCGAGCTTCGGATCGAGGGGCAGCCGGATCCGCGGCGCCCCGGGGTCGTAGTAGTCGACGACCTCGACCTCCACCTGGCCGCGCTTCATCCTCCCGAGGGCGCTCTTGAGCAGCTCGCCCTGCTGCTGGATCCGCGGGGCCTCGGCGGCGGCGGCCACGGCGGCCTCGAGCTGCTCGACGATCCGCTCCTGCTTTTTGCGAGCCCGCCCGAGGCTCTTGCGTAGGGCTCGCCGCGCGTCGGCGACGAGGGCCTCGCGATCGAGCGGACCGTAGGCAGCCTCGAGGGCGGCCGAGATCGGAAACTCTCCCTCGCCCCCCCGCCACCGCGCCGGCTCCCCCTCCCCCGCCTCCCGGGCCGGCGGCGGAGCGTAGGCCTCCCCGAGCGCCAGCCCCCGCCGCGGGAGCCGCTCGGGGCGGGCCGCCGCCAGGAGCAGGCCGTCGGCGTCCAGGAGGAGGAGGTTGCCCCGGCTGCCGAGGAGCTCGGCGATGAGGTGCGCCCCCCCCTCCCGGTGACCGAAGGAGAGCGCGACGACGCGATCGCCCTCGACCTGCTGCGCCAGGGAGACCAGCCGGCAGCCCTCGAGGGCCGCGCGCAGCTGCGCCTGGAAGGATGACGGCTCCCCCCGGGGCCGCTCCTGCACCACGCCGAGGCGAGCCCGGGGGTGCGCCACCTCGATCAGCAGATCGTCCTGGGCCCCGGGTCCCTTCAGGCGCAGGACCACCGAGGTGCCGGTCGGCGTCCAGACCTTCGTGGCCCGCCGCTCGACGAGGGGCTGCAGCTCGTGGAGGAGGGGCGCGACTTCCGCGGGGCGCAGGGACATCGCCGTCCTCGCTTCAGGAGGCGTAGCGAAGGTTGTGGAGGAAGGTCTCGATCCGCTTCCGGTTGCGCCGCAGCACCCAGCCCGCCCAGCCCAGCGCCACGACGGCCCCCACGCCCAGCGCGAGGAGCACCCGCCCGCCGGGGCCCTCGCCGACGGGGACCAGCGTCGAGAGGAGGCCCGCGCCCAGCCCGGGCACGAGCCCGAAGAGGGCGCTGCTCGCCACCGAGAGGCGATAGAGCACTCGGGCGTCGGCGCCGGTGTCGTCCACCCGCAGCCAGCCCGCCGTCACCCCGGTGCAGAGCGCGCCCAGGGTCACGGCGCGGAAGGCGATGCTGCGCGAGTCGCGGTGGGTGATCTCGAGGCCCGCGCCGACGGCGCCCCCGATGAAGCCCCGGACGACGTGGTCGGCGGCGGCCCGCGGGTTCTGCGGCACGGCCACCTGGCCGGAGAGGCGAAGCAGCCCCCCCTGGGTCTCGACCTCGTTCATCGTCCCCTTCTCGCGCTCTTCGGCCCCTTAACGCAACACGGCCCGCCGTAGGAGGGCGGGCCGTGCTGGAGTCGAAGACTCGAGCTCGAACTACTTCTTCTTGGCGGTCTTCTTCGCGGCCTTCTTCTTGGTGGCCTTCTTCTTCGCAGGCTTCTTGGCAGCCTTCTTGGCGACCTTCTTCTTGGCCTTCTTCTTCTTGGCCTTCTTCTTGGTGGCCTTCTTCTTGGCGACCTTCTTCTTGGCGGCCTTCTTCGCAGGCTTCTTGGCGGCCTTCTTAGCGACCTTCTTGGCGGCCTTCTTCTTGGTGGCCTTCTTCTTCGTGGCCTTCTTCTTCGTAGCCATGGAACCCTCCTTAAGAGTCCGTTCAGTGGTTGAAGACGTGATCGAGTATGGAGAAGCCCTACAAGTGAGTCAACACATTTTCTACTTAATTAAGTAAAAGTTAGTGCCATTGTTGGGCAAGAGATTGCCAGTTGCGTCTACCTTCAGCACACGCATTTCGCCCGCATTTTTGGCAGCCGAGGTGGTGATCGCCCCCGGCGGGCCGCCCCCCGGACGGACCCCGCGCTCGCGCCCGCCGACGCCCACGACGGAACGAAGAACGCCGCGCTCCCTCGAAAGTGAAGCGCGGCGCTCGTC includes:
- a CDS encoding NFACT RNA binding domain-containing protein, with amino-acid sequence MSLRPAEVAPLLHELQPLVERRATKVWTPTGTSVVLRLKGPGAQDDLLIEVAHPRARLGVVQERPRGEPSSFQAQLRAALEGCRLVSLAQQVEGDRVVALSFGHREGGAHLIAELLGSRGNLLLLDADGLLLAAARPERLPRRGLALGEAYAPPPAREAGEGEPARWRGGEGEFPISAALEAAYGPLDREALVADARRALRKSLGRARKKQERIVEQLEAAVAAAAEAPRIQQQGELLKSALGRMKRGQVEVEVVDYYDPGAPRIRLPLDPKLGPKENLEAYFRRARKLQRGAEVAGERLARAHDREAGLALLLEEVEAAGTPEALEALWREARPFGVRRPAPPPVGGRSAEKAAPRRPHRTFLASNGDRILVGRSARDNHALTFTVARGNDLWLHVRDWPGSHVVIQASGGRKDAEVDPTTLLEAGLLAAHFSDGREAGAVEITFTERKHLRHPPGAAPGLVSVAKGRSLRVVPDPARLEALFGREE